The Rhinatrema bivittatum chromosome 4, aRhiBiv1.1, whole genome shotgun sequence genome window below encodes:
- the FOS gene encoding proto-oncogene c-Fos produces the protein MYPGFSDYEAASSRCSSSSSGSGAAAESLPYYPSPPADSFSSGGSPSPQDFCADLAVSSAGFVPTVTAISTCPDLQWLVQPTLVSSVAPSQGRGHPYGIATSSAASYSATGIVKSAGGRGQSFGRRGKMEQLSPEEEEKRRIRRERNKMAAAKCRNRRRELTDTLQAETDELEDEKSALQTEIANLMKEKEKLEFILAAHKPSCKIPEELEGLLSQPPEPCRSLSPDPSAPLFLLQPDKLKAEPLDDFLLPLLRSSTAETARSVPDVDLSSSLCPTDWEPLYSSLGAELEPLSTPVVTCTPACTTYTSSFVFTYPDSDLFPSCGAAHRRGSSSNEQSSDSLSSPTLLAL, from the exons ATGTACCCGGGCTTCTCCGACTACGAGGCGGCTTCGTCgcgctgcagcagcagcagcagtggcagcggTGCCGCCGCCGAGAGCCTGCCCTACTACCCGTCCCCCCCGGCGGACTCCTTCTCCAGCGGGGGCTCCCCCAGCCCGCAG GACTTCTGCGCGGATCTCGCCGTCAGCAGCGCCGGCTTCGTCCCCACCGTGACGGCCATCTCCACCTGCCCGGACCTGCAGTGGCTGGTGCAGCCCACCCTGGTCTCCTCCGTGGCTCCTTCGCAGGGCCGGGGCCACCCCTATGGCATCGCAACGTCCTCGGCCGCCTCCTACTCCGCCACGGGGATCGTCAAGAGCGCGGGCGGCAGGGGGCAGAGCTTCGGCAGGAGGGGCAAAATGGAACAG CTGTCTccagaagaagaagagaaaaggagaattCGGAGAGAGAGGAACAAGATGGCAGCAGCTAAATGTCGAAACAGGAGAAGAGAACTGACAGACACTCTGCAAGCT gaaaCTGATGAGCTGGAAGATGAAAAGTCTGCCCTGCAAACAGAGATTGCTAATCTGATGAAAGAGAAGGAGAAGCTAGAGTTTATCCTGGCAGCTCACAAGCCTTCCTGCAAAATCCCCGAGGAGCTGGAGGGCCTCCTGTCCCAGCCTCCAGAGCCCTGCCGTAGCCTATCCCCAGATCCCTCTGCACCGCTCTTCCTTCTGCAGCCCGACAAGTTGAAGGCTGAACCCCTGGATGACTTCCTGCTCCCCCTGCTGAGAAGCAGCACTGCTGAGACCGCCCGCTCTGTGCCCGATGTCGACCTGAGCTCGTCGTTGTGTCCCACAGACTGGGAGCCCCTTTACAGCTCTctgggggcagagctggagcCGCTGAGCACCCCGGTGGTGACCTGCACCCCTGCCTGTACCACCTACACGTCTTCCTTTGTCTTTACCTACCCGGACTCGGACCTCTTCCCGAGCTGTGGCGCAGCCCACCGgcggggcagcagcagcaacgaGCAATCTTCTGATTCCCTTAGCTCACCCACCCTGCTTGCCTTGTGA